The segment AGTGCGGTCGTACTGCCTTTTTCCTTATTGATGACGAAGGCGTCGTCATGAAGCACATCTACATGATATTTGTCTCCGTGTTTGGCCAATGTGATCGTTGATTTGCCGGAACCGGAAAGACCAAATGCGGCCATCGTATATTTTCTATCAGGCAAATGATATTGTTTCATTCCACCATGACAAGCAACAAACCCGTTACGATGCGCTGTCCCCCAAGCCAACGTCAATGTCGCTTTTTTCAATTCTCCGAAATATCGCAATCCTAAAATCGCCGCGACATTATGGGCAGGGTCGAATAACGCCAAACCGTTAGGAAAGTCTGGATGGCTCCAATATGGATCAGCATACACATAAAGATCATTTTCTGAATAAGCCGTTGAACGTTGATAAAGCTTAGACATCCCTTGAGTAACGATTTGAAAGTTCAACAGATAGGAGTAGAAATTCATCTCGAAGCCTTCCGCGATCATCAAGTGGCTTTGTACCATGAATTCCGGATCTAGTCCCACCACGGCTTTGCCGGAGTAAAATTTACGCATGGTTCCTTGATAAAGCGCTTCTCGTAAAATTCCGCGATAATATTCCGCGTCGATTCCGGGTTGACCAATGATCCTGCGGGCAGCCGCGGTTCTTCCTACTATTTTGCCGTCGTTGGCGACTAATACTTTCGCGTCTTCCGGCAATCCCAACTCTTGGGTATGGATGACAGGCATGTCTGTTACCGTCGTTCCCGGTGCATCTTTTGCTAGTTCATAAGCTTCTTTTAAGTCAGCTACTTCATAGACATTATTGCCATAAAAAGCCGACTCGATCATAGTTTTGAAACTTGAAAATAAAGGATTTTTCGGAGAAATATCCGATCTTGTAAAACGATTGATAGTTGCCATATACAGTTCCTCCAATCATATAATTAAAGCGCTTACTATTATTATAATTATAATATAATCAGAGAAATCTGTCTTGCTTGCCCCTCAGCTAGTCTTTGACATGTAAAACACCTTCATGTTCCAATAATTGTTTTTTCAAAGCTACACCGCCGCGGAAACCGGTCAATCTGCCGTTTTTTCCGATTACTCGATGACAAGGAACTACGATCATCAATGGATTTCTGCCTACCGCATTTGCTACTGCACGCACGCCTTTTTCATTTTTGATATTTTGCACTAACTGACTGTAGGTCTGTACTTGCCCGAATGGGATCCTCAACAGCTGTTGCCAGACAGATTTTTGAAAGTCAGTTCCTTTCATATCCAATGGCAAATCAAACGAATGGCGATTTCCTGTAAAATATTCCTTGAGCTGGCGGACAGCTTCTTCGTTTTTGGGGGCATCTTGGACAAAGCGATAACCTTTAAAAAATACCGGCAGTTCAACATCCGCATCTTTTGCCAATCCTACATAAGCCAGACCCTTATCAGTAGAAGCTGCGATGTAATCTTCTCCAGCTGTAAAAGTATCGTAAAACAATGTATCCATCTTGATCGCTCCTTTTTCAAATTGTTTATTCATTATATACCACTCTTGACTTGCTGACTAAAAAAAGAACCTGAAAAATAGACCCTCAAAATAACATTTCCACCAGCGATGGTTTGTTTTTTAAGAGGATCTATTAAGTGCTCAAAACCGGTTGATTGTTCGATCAGCTAAAAAAGAATGTTTCAGCTCATCGATCGCTGTTTTATCGATAAAACTCAACGCGACTCTTTCCGCAGAAGTACCGGTCTTTAAATAAAATTTGATATGTCCGATCTTCTTCTTGAACAACCAGCGTGTCGTTTTTTCCGTAAATGATTGGATCTTTTCTCTCTCCACGACTGTTTGGACTTTTGACAAGCCGGTAAATGTTTGGATACAGATCCGAGACGCAGTCTGAATGGCATATCCTTGATAATGGGCTTCCAGCCAAGCAACCAGCAGCAATACCAACAATAACAGACTTATCGCAAGACCTGCCCAAAAATTAAAATAGAAACCCAGCAAGATGACCGGCAGCAAAACAAGCAGCGGCCAACGCCAAAAGTACCATATTTTTTTACGAGACGCGTATCGGATCCGCGGTTTCGTAAATTCCCATTCCGGTAGTAGCGCTTGAAGATTGTCATACAACTGTGCATCTGCGATGATCGGCAAAAAGTAAATTTTGGCACTTTCCTTTTCTTCTTGTCCTCCTGCCAACAATAATTCAACAGAAGAGATACCTAATAACTTACGGATCAATTGCTGACGGATCTTGATACCTTGAATTTTTTTCAATGGGATCTTTTGGACACGCCGTTCTAAAAGACCGCTTTCGATAGTCAATGTAGTTTCTTGGCGGCTGATCTTGAAATTATAGTATTGGAAAAAACTTTTCATCACTGATAAAACAGCCAATACCAATACGGACAGCGCAACAAGTCCTGCTACTAACAGCCAGCCGGCCCTGATCAGCTTTTCCGACGCAGATACGGCTTGTTCTACCCAATCAGCAGGAATAAAGTCATTAAAAAAAACGGCAACTGCAATCGCAACTGTCAGCATGCTGAGATCCGTCAAACCAAAAAGCAGGATCTGTCCATTCGTTATATGATACGTATACCCGGATTCTTCAACTTCTGGTTCAACCGCTTCTGCTGCAAGATCGGCTGTTCCTGTTTTTTTGCGAAGACGATAATTTTCGATCGTATGGACCAGTTCTTCATTGACTGCCGGCATCGATGCCTCCGCTTTTTCAGTAGATCCACCCCCAGCAGTTTCGATCAGCAGTTCTACGATATGGAAAGGTTGCAGAAAAAACCATTGTTTCTGTTTGACTGTTTGGATACGTTCATAAGGAATATCTGTTTCATGTTTACGGAACACGCCTGAATAAATAATGATTTTCTCCGGAGAAATCTGATACGCCTGCGTAAAATATCTCACCAGCGCTATGCCGACGATCCCTGCGATAAGTACTAAAATAGCAGCGATCCCCAACCATCCTTGCTTTGCTAAGCGTCCCCCATTGATAAAAACCACTATGAAAAGAAAGAACCAATTTTTGATTTCTTGAAACAGAAAAAGGACTAGCGCTAATGGATGGAATCGTTTTTTCTCAGACATCTTCTTGTACCACCTTTATCAGTTCGATGATCTGCTGACGCAATTCCATCGCTTCCTGTACATCCAGTCCAGCGATATGATGGCTGGTAGCAGCTGTATGGATCACGATCTCCATGAGATTTTCTTGTCGTAAAAATGGACCCTGCTCGGTTTCCACGTGCTGGATTCGATTCATAGGGACATAAGTAAGGGAGCGGAAAATAAATCCTTTTTGAAAAGCAATATCTTCCGAGGTGATCTCATACCGATGGAATCTATAACGGTAAGGGATCAAGATCAAAGAAGCCGCTCCGCTCAACAGCAATAGCAAAAAATAGCCGCTCAAGATCCAGACCCAAGCACCTTGTAATTGATCGAACCACGCCAAAGCAGCTGTTACCGCGATTCCTATCAATAAAAAAATCCCGATGGTCAAATAAGTATTTTTGCGCCAAACAGCTTTTATTCTGGGGGGCATCTGCTTCGTCAATAACGGGTAATCCATTTATGTTCTCTCCTTAGAGTTGCAATTTCTGGGTTGCTCAATGTAATTGTTCTCATAATACCGCGAAACCGATCGTTCCGTCTAGTAGTGATTTGTGCTGTAAGACAGATAAAATAAAGAACGTAAAAAAATCCGAA is part of the Enterococcus mediterraneensis genome and harbors:
- a CDS encoding phosphoenolpyruvate carboxykinase (ATP); the protein is MATINRFTRSDISPKNPLFSSFKTMIESAFYGNNVYEVADLKEAYELAKDAPGTTVTDMPVIHTQELGLPEDAKVLVANDGKIVGRTAAARRIIGQPGIDAEYYRGILREALYQGTMRKFYSGKAVVGLDPEFMVQSHLMIAEGFEMNFYSYLLNFQIVTQGMSKLYQRSTAYSENDLYVYADPYWSHPDFPNGLALFDPAHNVAAILGLRYFGELKKATLTLAWGTAHRNGFVACHGGMKQYHLPDRKYTMAAFGLSGSGKSTITLAKHGDKYHVDVLHDDAFVINKEKGSTTALEPAYFDKTQDYPLSDPSVDYFLTCQNVGVTLDENNQKVLVTQDIRNGNGRTVKSRYVTPDRVDYLAEKIDAVFWIMKDDSLPPVVRIDDPVLAAVFGLTLATKRSSAENVVGNVNLEKLVIEPFANPFRCYPLREDYADFRDLFAKQETACYILNTGFYGAKKVTPQVTLGAIEKIVEGKADFVEFGPLTAMSYLPIEGYEVEFTDTNYLDQLKKRMESRLEFITKQSTADDGYNALPEETSLLIQRLIEQLEAGVKS
- a CDS encoding methylated-DNA--[protein]-cysteine S-methyltransferase, which produces MNKQFEKGAIKMDTLFYDTFTAGEDYIAASTDKGLAYVGLAKDADVELPVFFKGYRFVQDAPKNEEAVRQLKEYFTGNRHSFDLPLDMKGTDFQKSVWQQLLRIPFGQVQTYSQLVQNIKNEKGVRAVANAVGRNPLMIVVPCHRVIGKNGRLTGFRGGVALKKQLLEHEGVLHVKD
- a CDS encoding PH domain-containing protein; the protein is MSEKKRFHPLALVLFLFQEIKNWFFLFIVVFINGGRLAKQGWLGIAAILVLIAGIVGIALVRYFTQAYQISPEKIIIYSGVFRKHETDIPYERIQTVKQKQWFFLQPFHIVELLIETAGGGSTEKAEASMPAVNEELVHTIENYRLRKKTGTADLAAEAVEPEVEESGYTYHITNGQILLFGLTDLSMLTVAIAVAVFFNDFIPADWVEQAVSASEKLIRAGWLLVAGLVALSVLVLAVLSVMKSFFQYYNFKISRQETTLTIESGLLERRVQKIPLKKIQGIKIRQQLIRKLLGISSVELLLAGGQEEKESAKIYFLPIIADAQLYDNLQALLPEWEFTKPRIRYASRKKIWYFWRWPLLVLLPVILLGFYFNFWAGLAISLLLLVLLLVAWLEAHYQGYAIQTASRICIQTFTGLSKVQTVVEREKIQSFTEKTTRWLFKKKIGHIKFYLKTGTSAERVALSFIDKTAIDELKHSFLADRTINRF
- a CDS encoding PH domain-containing protein; the protein is MDYPLLTKQMPPRIKAVWRKNTYLTIGIFLLIGIAVTAALAWFDQLQGAWVWILSGYFLLLLLSGAASLILIPYRYRFHRYEITSEDIAFQKGFIFRSLTYVPMNRIQHVETEQGPFLRQENLMEIVIHTAATSHHIAGLDVQEAMELRQQIIELIKVVQEDV